One Helianthus annuus cultivar XRQ/B chromosome 7, HanXRQr2.0-SUNRISE, whole genome shotgun sequence genomic region harbors:
- the LOC110868726 gene encoding L-ascorbate oxidase homolog — MNQAMLLPFYLGFLAWLCVFCVKAEDPYRFFTFEVTYGQISPLGVPQRGILINGQFPAPTIDCVTNDNVIVNVINKLDEPFLITWNGVKQRKTSWQDGVLGTNCPIPPKSNWTYHMQMKDQIGSYSYFPSTKMHRAVGGFGAINIRARAVIFVPYLKPVEEFTLLINDWWKSDHKVLSQTLDSGKPLTMADGLLINGRVSSTSFTVRGGELYMFRVSNVALTTSINFRIQGHTLTLVETEGSHTLQEAYGSFDLHVGQSASFLVKLHAPVKDYFIVASTRFTKPTLTATGILHYDGSQTKASLPLPIGPTYQIHWSMKQARTIRWNLTANAARPNPQGSYHYGTIPVTRTVVLANSEANINGKLRYAVNQVSYVNPKTPLKIADFYNISGVFNVNSLKDTPPSFSPILGVSVLGFTLHDYVEIVFQNNENTIQSWHLDGSDFWTVGFGSGVWNSTLRKRFYNLNDAATRHTVQVYPKSWSAILVSLDNKGMWNLRSTIWPRRYLGQELYVRVWNDEKSFQTEYDIPENALRCGLAPLK; from the exons ATGAACCAAGCCATGTTGCTACCCTTTTATCTTGGATTTCTGGCTTGGTTGTGTGTCTTCTGTGTAAAGGCTGAAGACCCATACAGATTTTTCACATTTGAAGTTACATATGGACAAATTTCTCCACTTGGAGTTCCCCAAAGG GGCATACTCATCAACGGCCAGTTCCCAGCCCCGACCATTGACTGTGTCACCAACGACAATGTGATCGTTAATGTCATTAATAAGCTGGATGAGCCCTTTCTTATAACATG GAATGGTGTGAAACAAAGAAAAACCTCATGGCAAGATGGAGTGTTGGGGACAAACTGCCCAATCCCACCAAAGTCAAACTGGACATACCATATGCAAATGAAAGATCAAATCGGATCCTACTCTTACTTCCCTTCAACCAAGATGCATAGAGCAGTTGGTGGTTTTGGGGCGATTAATATCCGAGCAAGGGCCGTGATTTTTGTCCCGTATCTTAAACCAGTTGAAGAATTCACTTTACTAATCAATGACTGGTGGAAATCTGATCACAAG GTGTTATCTCAAACGCTTGACTCTGGGAAACCTCTAACTATGGCTGATGGTCTTCTCATCAACGGGCGTGTTTCTTCAACCTCTTTTACTGTTCGAGGAG GTGAATTGTACATGTTTAGGGTGTCAAATGTGGCGTTGACCACATCGATTAATTTTAGGATCCAAGGCCATACACTGACATTGGTCGAGACAGAAGGATCGCATACGCTGCAAGAAGCGTACGGATCATTTGACCTTCATGTTGGTCAATCTGCTTCTTTCTTGGTCAAACTTCATGCTCCTGTAAAAGACTATTTCATCGTCGCTTCAACTCGTTTTACCAAGCCCACACTTACGGCTACCGGAATCCTTCATTATGATGGATCTCAAACCAAAGCTTCTTTGCCTCTCCCTATTGGTCCCACCTATCAGATCCATTGGTCGATGAAGCAGGCGAGAACAATACG ATGGAATTTGACAGCGAATGCAGCAAGACCGAACCCTCAAGGTTCATATCATTATGGGACAATCCCCGTAACAAGAACCGTTGTGTTGGCTAATTCAGAAGCAAATATTAATGGCAAGCTTAGGTATGCTGTGAATCAGGTGTCTTATGTTAACCCAAAAACTCCATTAAAGATTGCCGATTTTTACAACATTTCTGGAGTTTTTAATGTAAACTCACTCAAAGATACACCCCCTTCCTTCTCTCCAATTCTCGGTGTTTCGGTTCTTGGTTTCACTCTTCATGATTATGTTGAAATCGTCTTCCAAAACAACGAGAACACCATTCAGTCATGGCATCTTGATGGTTCAGATTTTTGGACCGTTGG CTTTGGTTCGGGTGTATGGAACTCCACACTCAGGAAGAGATTCTACAATCTGAATGATGCTGCTACAAGACACACTGTGCAG GTATATCCAAAATCATGGAGTGCAATATTGGTTTCTTTGGATAACAAAGGCATGTGGAATCTGAGGTCTACAATCTGGCCGAGACGATACCTGGGACAGGAGTTGTATGTTCGTGTTTGGAACGATGAAAAGAGTTTCCAAACTGAATATGACATCCCAGAAAATGCATTAAGATGTGGTTTAGCACCATTGAAGTAG
- the LOC110868727 gene encoding autophagy-related protein 101 isoform X1, with product MNCEVCQLKELDVEYFEIREVLRCILHTIFFHRALGLVRPKDVDLTLFEITYVQCGDAELEKKVDDKIDQFIDRVEKHPNKKNQICLSFFEVKNKQATWFTHKVEHLYWEQWYINLNVAHHPKPHSGKSHHSKLVLDPGESASDEGNARRATLESSLHEVLFQIIKFVNEKKDHIPPIPNMEGVSFPYEITISSSSDSAFGMDMFKRMLQTGHPTMLS from the exons ATGAACTGTGAAGTTTGTCAACTCAAAGAACTG GATGTGGAATACTTTGAGATACGTGAAGTTCTTCGAT GCATTCTGCACACAATTTTCTTTCACAGAGCATTAGGTCTGGTGCGGCCCAAAGACGTTGATCTTACCCTTTTCGAAATTACATAT GTGCAATGTGGTGATGCAGAGCTTGAGAAGAAAGTAGACGACAAGATCGATCAGTTCATCGACAGGGTAGAGAAACATCCAAACAAGAAAAACCAG ATATGTTTATCTTTCTTTGAAGTAAAGAACAAACAAGCAACATGGTTCACTCACAAAGTTGAACACTTGTACTGGGAGCAATGGTACATAAATTTAAACGTTGCTCACCACCCGAAACCACATTCTGGCAAATCACATCATTCTAAGTTAGTTTTGGACCCTGGAG AGAGTGCATCTGACGAGGGAAATGCTAGGCGGGCAACACTCGAGTCCTCTCTGCACGAAGTTTTATTTCAAATAATAAAATTTGTGAACGAGAAGAAAGATCACATCCCTCCGATACCAAATATGGAAGGAGTATCGTTTCCCTATGAAATTACTATCTCAAG CTCATCAGATTCAGCGTTCGGGATGGACATGTTTAAGAGGATGCTCCAAACCGGGCATCCAACCATGCTCAGCTGA
- the LOC110868727 gene encoding autophagy-related protein 101 isoform X2, whose product MNCEVCQLKELDVEYFEIREVLRCILHTIFFHRALGLVRPKDVDLTLFEITYVQCGDAELEKKVDDKIDQFIDRVEKHPNKKNQICLSFFEVKNKQATWFTHKVEHLYWEQWYINLNVAHHPKPHSGKSHHSKLVLDPGESASDEGNARRATLESSLHEVLFQIIKFVNEKKDHIPPIPNMEGVSFPYEITISRFSVRDGHV is encoded by the exons ATGAACTGTGAAGTTTGTCAACTCAAAGAACTG GATGTGGAATACTTTGAGATACGTGAAGTTCTTCGAT GCATTCTGCACACAATTTTCTTTCACAGAGCATTAGGTCTGGTGCGGCCCAAAGACGTTGATCTTACCCTTTTCGAAATTACATAT GTGCAATGTGGTGATGCAGAGCTTGAGAAGAAAGTAGACGACAAGATCGATCAGTTCATCGACAGGGTAGAGAAACATCCAAACAAGAAAAACCAG ATATGTTTATCTTTCTTTGAAGTAAAGAACAAACAAGCAACATGGTTCACTCACAAAGTTGAACACTTGTACTGGGAGCAATGGTACATAAATTTAAACGTTGCTCACCACCCGAAACCACATTCTGGCAAATCACATCATTCTAAGTTAGTTTTGGACCCTGGAG AGAGTGCATCTGACGAGGGAAATGCTAGGCGGGCAACACTCGAGTCCTCTCTGCACGAAGTTTTATTTCAAATAATAAAATTTGTGAACGAGAAGAAAGATCACATCCCTCCGATACCAAATATGGAAGGAGTATCGTTTCCCTATGAAATTACTATCTCAAG ATTCAGCGTTCGGGATGGACATGTTTAA